The Nonlabens spongiae genome contains a region encoding:
- a CDS encoding porin family protein, with protein MNSKIYLLATALALFTIKTTIAQSSERWNFGVHAGINSAYLSEFESSDARVGLNVGAFTKLNFADSGLSLRLGVNYSEQGVKNLDETIEGDVINLSYSGDREWNVLQIPLMLQYTYKHRIGIFLGPQISFLTEEPQGSTQNPIFSGVIGVEGFLTKNIFTRLQYDNALTEAFTGLNQQNFPGGSGSGTISPEAKQRVLTFAVGYQW; from the coding sequence ATGAACTCAAAAATTTACCTTTTAGCAACAGCACTAGCATTGTTTACTATCAAAACAACTATTGCCCAATCATCAGAACGCTGGAATTTTGGCGTACATGCGGGCATCAATAGCGCTTATCTCTCAGAATTTGAAAGTAGCGATGCGAGAGTAGGCCTTAATGTAGGAGCTTTTACTAAACTCAATTTTGCTGATTCTGGTCTTTCCCTGAGATTAGGGGTAAACTACTCAGAGCAAGGGGTCAAAAATCTAGATGAGACGATTGAAGGAGATGTAATCAATCTCAGTTACTCTGGTGATAGAGAGTGGAACGTTTTACAAATTCCTTTAATGCTGCAGTATACTTATAAACATAGGATAGGTATATTTCTAGGTCCACAGATCAGCTTTCTAACAGAGGAACCTCAAGGCAGCACGCAGAACCCGATATTCTCAGGGGTAATTGGAGTTGAAGGTTTCTTGACTAAAAATATCTTCACACGCCTTCAATACGATAATGCATTAACAGAAGCTTTTACTGGTTTGAATCAGCAAAATTTTCCAGGCGGCTCTGGTAGTGGCACTATAAGCCCAGAAGCCAAGCAACGGGTACTTACGTTTGCTGTAGGATATCAATGGTAG